From Fusarium musae strain F31 chromosome 8, whole genome shotgun sequence:
CCGTCAACACCATGTGGTCGTTTGTCGCGCCCTACATGTTTAACCCTGGATACGGTAACCTCAAGGCTAAGATCGGCTTCGTCTATGGAGCTTTCATGGTGATCTTTGCTGTTCTGGCATTCCTCTTCGTGCCCGAGACTCGCATGCGAAGTTACGAGGAGCTGGACGAGCTTTTCATGAACAAAGTACCCACGCGTCAATTCCGCACGTATGTTACTCTTGCTGAGCGTCGCGCTGAGGAGGCATATGCGATTGAACATGGGTTGAAGGATACTGTCAAGGATGTCTGATATTGAGTGTCAATTGTAACTGGCGTATTATTTGGGACCTCCTTGTTCTAAATTCACTTCCATAGCTCGTCATTATTGAATCTAAATGAATgagtatattaaagcttatgtaaataaatatcttatttCACTCTTTTTAGTGTTTATGTTACATGATGAATCTTGTTTAAACAGCGATTTTATGAATAGGACTTTATCTGCAGGGTAGGCAGGTCCCTGGCTTCCTCATCTCTTGAGGCACTAAACACTGACGGTCATTCCATGGCCAATTGCTCAGACCTCAGCCTGGAATAGCATCTGAGCCAGCAACTAATCTCGGCCTAGCTGTGATGTTTTTCATTGTCCAAACAtgtcctttttcttccttgcTGGCGCTCTAGATGCTACATTTGCTGCCCAGGTGTGTGGAGTCGAATTGGGTTGGCAAATCAAGGTTCTCGAGTCAGGAGTCAGAAATGAGGGGGCACACTTAGCTCCGGCTTTGGCATCATATGATTGGACATATTTCCCGGGTTTGACTTGCTTCGATTGGCTTCCATCTACAGAGGTCTCCCCCACTTCGGCTGTTTAGCCGGCATCTTCTTACTAACGTGACACCCTGAACCGTTCACCCCAGTGATAACACCATCGCGTCGCGTCGCGGTAGCTACGCGATGCTAGCTTTCAACCATTGCCTGGCGGTTTTCATGATACACATTCAGAGTTTGTATTGCGTTTTGAAATCATCTCCTCACGTCTTAATTATTTGGATCATCTAATACTCATCATGTCTCGGTGTCATAGTTCTGTATATCTTTGTTGAATCACTGTTGATACTACTGTTTATTACCTTGGCATTAGTTATCATTTCACGGGGCGAATGTGCTTAGTCAGGCGAATTCTGTTCAATTAACTACGGCTTCGTTTGCCCGctaaagggctcttttgacttttagataaaactctttctttatttatcttGATTAAAgttgcttgagatgctgcagcctaaaggtaaccttattgattaagtttattaagatttcaGTCTGGCCAGAGACTTTATGGTTGATACTTTTGTGGCTGTTATTGGAATATCTGGGTCCCATTTATTGGTCGTTACTGGGtcaaggctataaaatagtTCTGTATATCCATAATCATGGCCTGAGTGATGCGACCTCGTTCAAGATGGTCGTTTCCGTTTGTTGCTTCAACACTGGCAGCAGACCAATTATCATCCACCTTATCTTCAAGAGCAAGTGCATGAGCAATAAGAAACTTGACCATCCATCTGTCGAACCGGTAAGACTCGGCATTCATTGATTGAATGCAATTCTTCTGAAAGACAACCAGGCGTTTGATCTGCTTACTGGTGAGAAATGACCGAGGAGTAATAGCGATGTACTTACCATCATCTCCACGCTGGGCCAGTAGTTTCTTAGTTGTACTAAGGATTCGAGGTTTGAACTCAGGCGGTCTCTTgactcctcaagctcatgaGACTCTCCGAATAGATATGTGTGCAATAACACTGATGAGGACACGATTGTCACATGCCCCACGATGTTGTAGAGTGCTTCGGCCCCAGGGACCTCCCGTGAGGCCTTGAGAACGTCGCATACAATGGCTGCATGGGATTTGCAGGAGCTAGCGTACTTGCGGCCGTTTGTTGTCGGCGGTCGGCGATGATCGAGGTATTGGTAAAATAAAAGCGTATAGTAGTGGTGATAGCCCAGATGAAAAGCTATGAAGACGCGTCCTAAGCCACGGTCGACGAAAGAAGCCAGGTTTTCCCTTGAGAACATCAATCCAGGACCCAAACCCTCCTCGAAAGCCCTGAGCTCAGCTTCAAGTCGTTGCACTGACTCATCTATGAAGGGTTCGTTCCACTCAACCCCATTCGCGAGTTCTTGCTGAAGGTTCTGTATCTCAGCATATAACCCAACCAGTCTGACCATGTGAGCCCACAATCCAGGCTTCCAGTCCAACTCTGTGACGTCTCCATCTCCTGACCTCATGTTGTAGAACATGTATTCGTCGAGTGGCCCTCGAGGTTGTTTGGTTCGCCATCTGAACTGTGGTGATAGGTTAGAGCCTCCACTGGCCCAAGTGTCGATAATGAAGCACGTCCAGAATATGCGTCTCTTGACTTCTCGCATCACACCGTCATCACTTTCGTCAATTTCTCCCAGCTTCAGAATTTGAGTCATTCGACTTGCGAGTCCTGACTGACAATTAGATATCGTTGCAGCTGAAATGAGGGGCTAAAGACGAACCAAAATACAGAGACTCGGCATCTGCGTCACCTTCTCCGAAGAAATTGTTTCCGACAAGAATGCAAGCTTGGATGTTCTCGATGCAGATATGTTCTAGGTCGTTCTTCAGTGCTGCGGTAGCTTGAGCACGATACATCGGCCCACGAGCAACGATGTCAGGGTCTGTGGCGAATCTGGTCTCAGATCAGAGCTGTTGAGCGTGTGCATATGAAACAAGACCTGAGAACTATAACATACCTTGCAGATAAACCCATCATAGCAAGAAGGACAGGTTGTGTGACCGTACCTTCTGCCACGCTGACTTTGAATGTGGGCTCGTGGAAGAGGCTGTGAGGGGAATCATGGATAAAGCGAAAGTAGAGATCCACCAAGTACATCTTCTCATCTTGTGTACAGGTTGACTGACTAAGCCGTGAGGGATACTGAACTTCTGAGGATCTTGGAAGTTGGGGGCTGATGATAGTTGTTGTTGTACACTGCAAGTTTCGCTGAACACACTGGGAGCATGCTGCTGAGCTGTCTGCCCGATCGCATTTGCGTTTAGAACTTCTACAGTTCAAGCACGCTGTTGAGGGTCGCATTACCACGATCTATCAGGTGTTAGATTGTATAGTCAGGAAGAGTAGGAACGGTATCTAAAACGTCATGACCGACTAAGAGGTGATGATAGAGTTAGAATTAGTGGCCCAATGCTCTGTTGTTCAGCGGTTCAGCGGTTCAGCGTGAGATTGCTCCACTAGACCTAACATGGCAGACTTCCCTACTTTAGCCGAGGCTAAGTTCAGGATCCATATTGTGAGAGCCCTTTATAAATTGTGTCTTTTATACTTAGGTCAAGAAAAACAATAACCTAGAGATAGGATGCAGTGAATGATTCCTGCTCCCCTACACGATTCCAAATATCATTCAGTACACCAGCCTGTCGCTGAACAAAATCGCCATATCCCTTCTTGCCTACTATCTCTCCATTATCCCATACAACCATACCGCGTAAGATTGTATATCGTGGCCAGTTTTTCACTGTCCTGCCTTCGTATGGTGTGTAGTCATTGGCGTGGTGTAATGCTTCGTTTCGAATGGTCACGTCGGGCAACTTGTCATTGGGATACCAGATCACAAGATCCGCATCCGACACACCAGGCATCATTGATCCCTTCTTGGGATATAGCCCATACAACTTTGCCGCATTGGTTGATGTCACCTCCACGAATTTCGTTAGGGGCAGCTTGTCAGCAGAAAACACAAGAGGGAGTCTCGTTTCTACCCCAGGAATTCCATTCGGAATGTGCCTGAACTTTCCGACTGGGTGGTCATGTGTAATGCAAGCCTTCTTGCCCTTTTCTGTATCATCATAAGAGAACGGACAATGATCTGAGCTCAGAACAGTAAATGTTCCATTTCGTAGGCCTTCCCAAATAACCTCTTGTGATGCTTCATCGCGTGGGGGTGGCGAGCACACGAACTTAGCACCCTCGAAGCCTGGCGCATCTAGATCACTGCGCGTCAGAAATAGATACTGCGGGCAAGTCTCTGCAAAGATTGGTTGGCCAGCTGTCTGGGCTTGCCTAATGCGATATGTTGCATCTGGGTCACTGATATGCACCAACAAGATAGGTGTATTAGCAATAATAGAGGATAGCACGATGGCACGGTTGGTTGCTTCCGCTTCGAGCGCAGGCGGACGCGATGTTGCATGGTATTTTGGCGCGAAGAGTTTGCTAGCTTCAAGCTGATCTGTCAGCCAGTTCAGAATATCACCATTCTCTGCATGGATCATAGTGAGGATATGGTTGTTACGAGCATGGTGAAGAACCGATAGGATTTGATCGTCGCGGAGTTGGAGCGCCTCATAGGTCATATAGATCTTGAGGGATGTGACGCCCTCGGCTTTGAGCATTCCAAGCTCGGAGAGAGCTGTTTCGGTGGGATTGGAGACAAGGAGATGGAACCCGTAGTCACAGTAAGTGTTCCCTCGAGCCTTGTCATGGGCGTCGGCCAAAGGCTTCAGAAGTGAGGGCTCGTGTCTCTGTTGAGGAGCGAAGCAAACAATCGTAGTACAGCCTCCAGCGATTGCCGAGCGGGTTCCTGGATTTGTGTCAAAATGCGGTCTCTTCATGAATACGGCTGTAGTGTGTTGTACAACTCACCTGTTTCAAATGTATCAGAAGAGGAGCCTTTCCCAAACATGGCAGGTTCTTGTAGATGAACATGGcaatcaacaccaccaggcTATCCATTGTATGTGAGCGTAACTTTATCCAGAAGTGGAGATGAGACCTACTGTCACATATGCACCCTCGGCATCAATTATTCGCAATGCATTCGTCTCAGCAAGTGATCCCGATGGTGCAAGCAAGGCGATTTTGCCATCCTTGATAGCAACGTCATAAGCACCTATATCAGAGGCTGTAACACATACACCGTTGATAATAACGAGATCGAATGCCTCCATGATGATTTTCATATGAGTTTGCAGCCGTAAGTGTTTTACGAAACGCGGAGCAGCA
This genomic window contains:
- a CDS encoding hypothetical protein (EggNog:ENOG41~MEROPS:MER0015112), with amino-acid sequence MEAFDLVIINGVCVTASDIGAYDVAIKDGKIALLAPSGSLAETNALRIIDAEGAYVTPGGVDCHVHLQEPAMFGKGSSSDTFETGTRSAIAGGCTTIVCFAPQQRHEPSLLKPLADAHDKARGNTYCDYGFHLLVSNPTETALSELGMLKAEGVTSLKIYMTYEALQLRDDQILSVLHHARNNHILTMIHAENGDILNWLTDQLEASKLFAPKYHATSRPPALEAEATNRAIVLSSIIANTPILLVHISDPDATYRIRQAQTAGQPIFAETCPQYLFLTRSDLDAPGFEGAKFVCSPPPRDEASQEVIWEGLRNGTFTVLSSDHCPFSYDDTEKGKKACITHDHPVGKFRHIPNGIPGVETRLPLVFSADKLPLTKFVEVTSTNAAKLYGLYPKKGSMMPGVSDADLVIWYPNDKLPDVTIRNEALHHANDYTPYEGRTVKNWPRYTILRGMVVWDNGEIVGKKGYGDFVQRQAGVLNDIWNRVGEQESFTASYL